The Toxotes jaculatrix isolate fToxJac2 chromosome 21, fToxJac2.pri, whole genome shotgun sequence genome includes a region encoding these proteins:
- the mrtfab gene encoding myocardin related transcription factor Ab isoform X6 yields MEVAGTPGSAPSPQSEAVTNELQELSLQPAPNLLPLQERKNVLQLKLQQRRTREELVSQGIMPPLKSPAAFHEQRRSLERARTEDYLKRKIRSRPERSELVRMHILEETSAEPSLQAKQLQLKRARLADDLNDKISHRPGPIELVHKNILSVTCPLQHSLLDSPKGAGGESSSLDEDSSDALSPDQLTNHDSPLSAVPQLSPSDALTQNGDVSPTQPPPPPPPPPPAQVNGSDSSPPPKLTNGTTMTSANSRPSTGQVKQSQAKTSSDRPPQRSKKPKDSKPKVKKLKYHQYIPPDQKADKERPPQMDSSYAKLLQQQQLFLQLQILSQQQQHYNYHTILPAPPKPPTEQPPTTNSGPSPSRSVPTTTTTTPSNQSGAARQSQTAVGGAKPGALPANLDEFKVAELKQELKLRGLTVSGTKNDLIERLRNYQEQNGGATAAFKNGILHPSQQGANSAAGTITSSPTTTTTPDHLSGECGFRLALSSLAHAVPGRVMRFGSTSSSPPVSPTPSERSLAGMSPDETSCNGDMFGEMVSSPLTQLTLHPSPQHPANISPRSQSLSKVKEEIQSPCSLSRSSAVSGQPPEPLAVVTMDTSSMDKDQMLQEKDKQIEELTRMLRQKQRLVETLRSQLEQGKMAGGVVVEKEGSERSKSSPEVKLQTLIKASAIQPPTLPNGVVVKVKREVEPEEEMEGVTEEAQAKKLAQPMQCSQETLHKLQQIHRLQVQQAEQQKQQPQQPKQQQSQAQLQKAAEAKSNPQKQQQQKKEAPILLRQQQLQQLIIQQTQQKQLQAQLAQQTLAQQKLTQQKLVRENQLKQTQGQVQQNQQKNQVQLKQVQLQIQNQTVASQKPAVNQTQQRKQQKAQQRQQQKQQTAAVATQQVTPVFINQQNGTQIHTQAISLDLLKANGTPTLVTDSNGNHYLIALTSPTTDGQNGVSSSAKTNGRITLQRLQSTPTKLPSTESQSKEQTEAEPVSQPIKKGQKTGLHLDTNGLPQSSLSVTAPPNLQPFFDDMSDTESQSNLISSLKREEVCPPYDRHTLFTPPSPKPNTSLPTQHSKQENGVNSQQMDDLFDILLKSGEIPGFKTNPDPALAPLHSDPPSPSSPPSPLHLSPPTPTEPLISAQPPVAAPCTGSGRLEDFLESTTGAPLLGVEPDGGLTLIDDLHSQMLSTPSILDHPPSPMDTSDLGFSPHSTGLDFGDPTLDSMDWLDISMVGSASGGSGGGGGGRGGGGGADEGDGGTSLAPLAPHTPPSVFSADFLDSTDLQLQWESCL; encoded by the exons AGACGTCGGCAGAGCCGTCGCTGCAGGccaagcagctgcagctgaagcgAGCGCGACTGGCCGACGACCTCAACGACAAGATCTCCCACAGACCAGGTCCCATCGAACTGGTCCACAAGAACATCCTGTCTGTCACCTGCCCTCTGCAGCACTCACTGCTGG ATTCTCCAAAGGGAGCCGGGGGAGAGAGCTCGTCTTTAGATGAAGACAGCAGTGATGCTCTCTCACCAGACCAGCTAACCAATCACGACTCTCCCCTGAGTGCCGTCCCTCAGCTGTCCCCCTCTGACGCACTGACCCAGAACGGGGATGTTTCTCCCACACAG ccccctcctccacctcctccaccaccccctGCGCAGGTGAATGGCTCAGACTCCTCCCCACCCCCAAAATTGACAAATGGAACAACGATGACCTCAGCAAACTCCCGCCCCTCTACTGGCCAGGTCAAG CAGTCTCAAGCTAAGACGAGTTCAGATCGTCCTCCACAGAGATCTAAGAAACCAAAGGACAGCAAACCCAAG GTGAAGAAGCTGAAGTACCACCAGTACATCCCTCCAGACCAGAAAGCAGATAAGGAGCGTCCGCCGCAGATGGACTCGTCCTATGCGAAGctcctacagcagcagcagctcttcctgcagctgcagatccttagccagcaacagcagcactaCAACTACCACACCATCCTGCCCGCCCCGCCCAA GCCTCCAACCGAGCAACCTCCCACAACCAACTCTGGACCTTCTCCCTCCCGCAGCGTTCCCACGACGACCACCACAACCCCTTCCAATCAGAGTGGGGCTGCCCGTCAGAGCCAGACTGCGGTGGGAGGGGCCAAACCCGGCGCACTGCCAGCCAACCTGGATGAGTTCAAA GTCGCTGAGTTGAAACAGGAACTGAAATTACGTGGTTTGACCGTCTCAGGCACCAAGAATGATCTCATTGAGAGGCTCCGCAACTACCAGGAGCAAAATGGCGGCGCCACAGCGGCTTTCAAAAACGGCATATTACACCCGAGCCAGCAGGGCGCTAACTCGGCTGCTGGCACCATCACATCCTCTccaaccaccactaccaccCCTGATCACCTGTCAGGAGAGTGTGGCTTTAGGTTAGCTTTGTCCTCGTTGGCTCACGCGGTCCCTGGGAGAGTCATGCGTTTTGGCAGCACTAGCTCCAGCCCTCCTGTGTCGCCTACTCCATCTGAGAGGTCGTTGGCTGGGATGAGTCCAGATGAGACGAGCTGTAATGGAGACATGTTTGGAGAAATG GTGAGCTCTCCCTTGACCCAACTCACCCTGCACCCATCTCCTCAGCACCCGGCAAACATCTCTCCGCGCTCGCAGTCTCTCTCCAAGGTCAAAGAGGAGATCCAGAGCCCATGCAGCCTGTCCAGGTCTTCAGCTGTCTCGGGCCAGCCTCCGGAACCCCTGGCAGTGGTAACCATGGACACGTCCTCCATGGACAAGGACCAGATGCTCCAGGAGAAGGACAAACAGATCGAGGAGCTGACCAGGATGctgaggcagaagcagaggcTAGTGGAGACGCTCAGGTCCCAGCTGGAGCAGGGCAAGATGGCGGGCGGGGTAGTGGtggagaaggaaggaagtgagAGGAGCAAATCATCCCCAGAGGTTAAACTTCAAACTCTAATAAAAGCCTCGGCCATTCAACCCCCGACTCTCCCGAACGGCGTTGTGGTGAAGGTGAAGAGGGAGGTGGAGCCCGAGGAAGAAATGGAGGGAGTGACAGAGGAGGCCCAGGCAAAGAAGCTGGCCCAGCCGATGCAGTGCTCTCAGGAGACTCTGCACAAGCTGCAGCAGATTCATCGGCTGCAGGTCCAACAAGCcgaacagcagaaacagcagccacagcaacccaaacagcagcagagccaggcgcagctgcagaaagcagcagaggctaaATCAAACcctcaaaaacaacaacagcagaagaagGAAGCCCCGATCCTGCTccgtcagcagcagctgcagcagctcatcaTACAGCAAACCCAACAGAAACAGCTCCAGGCCCAGTTAGCGCAGCAGACACTGGCCCAGCAGAAACTCACACAGCAGAAGCTGGTACGGGAGAACcagctcaaacaaacacaagggCAAGTTCAGCAGAACCAGCAGAAGAACCAAGTTCAGCTGAAGCAGGTTCAGCTGCAGATCCAGAACCAGACGGTGGCAAGCCAGAAGCCTGCAGTGAACCAAACccagcagaggaaacagcagaaggctcagcagaggcagcagcagaaacagcagacGGCAGCTGTCGCCACACAACAG GTGACTCCAGTCTTCATCAACCAACAGAACGGCACTCAGATCCACACTCAGGCCATTTCATTAGACCTGCTCAAGGCCAACGGCACGCCCACACTGGTCACCGACAGCAACGGCAACCACTACCTGATCGCTCTCACCAGTCCCACCACAGACGGACAGAATGGAGTGTCCTCGTCGGCCAAAACCAATGGACGCATCACACTGCAG agATTGCAGTCCACTCCAACTAAACTCCCCAGCACTGAGAGCCAATCAAAAGAGCAGACGGAGGCCGAGCCTGTGAGCCAGCCAATCAAAAAG GGACAGAAGACGGGGCTGCACCTGGACACCAACGGTCTTCCACAGTCCAGCCTGTCGGTCACAGCTCCGCCAAACCTGCAGCCTTTCTTCGACGACATGTCAGACACTGAAAGCCAAAGCAACTTAATCTCATCTCTCAAG agagaggaggtgtgtCCGCCTTACGACCGGCACACACTGttcacccctccctctcccaaACCCAACACCTCCCTTCCTACTCAACACTCCAAA CAGGAGAATGGCGTGAACAGTCAGCAGATGGACGACCTGTTTGACATCCTGCTCAAGAGTGGAG AAATCCCCGGCTTCAAGACCAACCCGGACCCTGCCCTCGCCCCTCTCCACTCAGACCCACCCTCCCCATCTTCTCCCCCATCTCCCCTACACCTCTCCCCTCCCACCCCTACAGAGCCCCTCATCTCCGCTCAGCCCCCCGTGGCAGCGCCCTGCACAGGCAGCGGACGCCTGGAGGACTTCCTGGAGAGCACCACAGGCGCCCCTCTTCTGGGCGTGGAGCCCGACGGCGGCCTGACACTGATCGACGACCTGCACAGCCAAATGCTGAGCACGCCCAGCATCCTGGACCACCCTCCCTCCCCTATGGACACGTCTGACCTGGGCTTCTCCCCCCATTCTACGGGGTTGGACTTTGGCGACCCCACCTTGGACAGCATGGACTGGCTGGACATCTCCATGGTGGGGAGCGCTAGCGGAGGGAGCGGGGGCGgcggaggggggagaggaggaggagggggagccGATGAAGGAGACGGGGGGACGAGTCTGGCCCCGCTGGCGCCGCACACTCCGCCGAGCGTCTTCTCGGCTGATTTTCTGGACAGCACGGACCTGCAGCTGCAATGGGAGTCGTGCCTGTAG
- the mrtfab gene encoding myocardin related transcription factor Ab isoform X11 has translation MEVAGTPGSAPSPQSEAVTNELQELSLQPAPNLLPLQERKNVLQLKLQQRRTREELVSQGIMPPLKSPAAFHEQRRSLERARTEDYLKRKIRSRPERSELVRMHILEETSAEPSLQAKQLQLKRARLADDLNDKISHRPGPIELVHKNILSVTCPLQHSLLDSPKGAGGESSSLDEDSSDALSPDQLTNHDSPLSAVPQLSPSDALTQNGDVSPTQPPPPPPPPPPAQVNGSDSSPPPKLTNGTTMTSANSRPSTGQVKSQAKTSSDRPPQRSKKPKDSKPKVKKLKYHQYIPPDQKADKERPPQMDSSYAKLLQQQQLFLQLQILSQQQQHYNYHTILPAPPKPPTEQPPTTNSGPSPSRSVPTTTTTTPSNQSGAARQSQTAVGGAKPGALPANLDEFKVAELKQELKLRGLTVSGTKNDLIERLRNYQEQNGGATAAFKNGILHPSQQGANSAAGTITSSPTTTTTPDHLSGECGFRLALSSLAHAVPGRVMRFGSTSSSPPVSPTPSERSLAGMSPDETSCNGDMFGEMVSSPLTQLTLHPSPQHPANISPRSQSLSKVKEEIQSPCSLSRSSAVSGQPPEPLAVVTMDTSSMDKDQMLQEKDKQIEELTRMLRQKQRLVETLRSQLEQGKMAGGVVVEKEGSERSKSSPEVKLQTLIKASAIQPPTLPNGVVVKVKREVEPEEEMEGVTEEAQAKKLAQPMQCSQETLHKLQQIHRLQVQQAEQQKQQPQQPKQQQSQAQLQKAAEAKSNPQKQQQQKKEAPILLRQQQLQQLIIQQTQQKQLQAQLAQQTLAQQKLTQQKLVRENQLKQTQGQVQQNQQKNQVQLKQVQLQIQNQTVASQKPAVNQTQQRKQQKAQQRQQQKQQTAAVATQQVTPVFINQQNGTQIHTQAISLDLLKANGTPTLVTDSNGNHYLIALTSPTTDGQNGVSSSAKTNGRITLQRLQSTPTKLPSTESQSKEQTEAEPVSQPIKKGQKTGLHLDTNGLPQSSLSVTAPPNLQPFFDDMSDTESQSNLISSLKREEVCPPYDRHTLFTPPSPKPNTSLPTQHSKENGVNSQQMDDLFDILLKSGEIPGFKTNPDPALAPLHSDPPSPSSPPSPLHLSPPTPTEPLISAQPPVAAPCTGSGRLEDFLESTTGAPLLGVEPDGGLTLIDDLHSQMLSTPSILDHPPSPMDTSDLGFSPHSTGLDFGDPTLDSMDWLDISMVGSASGGSGGGGGGRGGGGGADEGDGGTSLAPLAPHTPPSVFSADFLDSTDLQLQWESCL, from the exons AGACGTCGGCAGAGCCGTCGCTGCAGGccaagcagctgcagctgaagcgAGCGCGACTGGCCGACGACCTCAACGACAAGATCTCCCACAGACCAGGTCCCATCGAACTGGTCCACAAGAACATCCTGTCTGTCACCTGCCCTCTGCAGCACTCACTGCTGG ATTCTCCAAAGGGAGCCGGGGGAGAGAGCTCGTCTTTAGATGAAGACAGCAGTGATGCTCTCTCACCAGACCAGCTAACCAATCACGACTCTCCCCTGAGTGCCGTCCCTCAGCTGTCCCCCTCTGACGCACTGACCCAGAACGGGGATGTTTCTCCCACACAG ccccctcctccacctcctccaccaccccctGCGCAGGTGAATGGCTCAGACTCCTCCCCACCCCCAAAATTGACAAATGGAACAACGATGACCTCAGCAAACTCCCGCCCCTCTACTGGCCAGGTCAAG TCTCAAGCTAAGACGAGTTCAGATCGTCCTCCACAGAGATCTAAGAAACCAAAGGACAGCAAACCCAAG GTGAAGAAGCTGAAGTACCACCAGTACATCCCTCCAGACCAGAAAGCAGATAAGGAGCGTCCGCCGCAGATGGACTCGTCCTATGCGAAGctcctacagcagcagcagctcttcctgcagctgcagatccttagccagcaacagcagcactaCAACTACCACACCATCCTGCCCGCCCCGCCCAA GCCTCCAACCGAGCAACCTCCCACAACCAACTCTGGACCTTCTCCCTCCCGCAGCGTTCCCACGACGACCACCACAACCCCTTCCAATCAGAGTGGGGCTGCCCGTCAGAGCCAGACTGCGGTGGGAGGGGCCAAACCCGGCGCACTGCCAGCCAACCTGGATGAGTTCAAA GTCGCTGAGTTGAAACAGGAACTGAAATTACGTGGTTTGACCGTCTCAGGCACCAAGAATGATCTCATTGAGAGGCTCCGCAACTACCAGGAGCAAAATGGCGGCGCCACAGCGGCTTTCAAAAACGGCATATTACACCCGAGCCAGCAGGGCGCTAACTCGGCTGCTGGCACCATCACATCCTCTccaaccaccactaccaccCCTGATCACCTGTCAGGAGAGTGTGGCTTTAGGTTAGCTTTGTCCTCGTTGGCTCACGCGGTCCCTGGGAGAGTCATGCGTTTTGGCAGCACTAGCTCCAGCCCTCCTGTGTCGCCTACTCCATCTGAGAGGTCGTTGGCTGGGATGAGTCCAGATGAGACGAGCTGTAATGGAGACATGTTTGGAGAAATG GTGAGCTCTCCCTTGACCCAACTCACCCTGCACCCATCTCCTCAGCACCCGGCAAACATCTCTCCGCGCTCGCAGTCTCTCTCCAAGGTCAAAGAGGAGATCCAGAGCCCATGCAGCCTGTCCAGGTCTTCAGCTGTCTCGGGCCAGCCTCCGGAACCCCTGGCAGTGGTAACCATGGACACGTCCTCCATGGACAAGGACCAGATGCTCCAGGAGAAGGACAAACAGATCGAGGAGCTGACCAGGATGctgaggcagaagcagaggcTAGTGGAGACGCTCAGGTCCCAGCTGGAGCAGGGCAAGATGGCGGGCGGGGTAGTGGtggagaaggaaggaagtgagAGGAGCAAATCATCCCCAGAGGTTAAACTTCAAACTCTAATAAAAGCCTCGGCCATTCAACCCCCGACTCTCCCGAACGGCGTTGTGGTGAAGGTGAAGAGGGAGGTGGAGCCCGAGGAAGAAATGGAGGGAGTGACAGAGGAGGCCCAGGCAAAGAAGCTGGCCCAGCCGATGCAGTGCTCTCAGGAGACTCTGCACAAGCTGCAGCAGATTCATCGGCTGCAGGTCCAACAAGCcgaacagcagaaacagcagccacagcaacccaaacagcagcagagccaggcgcagctgcagaaagcagcagaggctaaATCAAACcctcaaaaacaacaacagcagaagaagGAAGCCCCGATCCTGCTccgtcagcagcagctgcagcagctcatcaTACAGCAAACCCAACAGAAACAGCTCCAGGCCCAGTTAGCGCAGCAGACACTGGCCCAGCAGAAACTCACACAGCAGAAGCTGGTACGGGAGAACcagctcaaacaaacacaagggCAAGTTCAGCAGAACCAGCAGAAGAACCAAGTTCAGCTGAAGCAGGTTCAGCTGCAGATCCAGAACCAGACGGTGGCAAGCCAGAAGCCTGCAGTGAACCAAACccagcagaggaaacagcagaaggctcagcagaggcagcagcagaaacagcagacGGCAGCTGTCGCCACACAACAG GTGACTCCAGTCTTCATCAACCAACAGAACGGCACTCAGATCCACACTCAGGCCATTTCATTAGACCTGCTCAAGGCCAACGGCACGCCCACACTGGTCACCGACAGCAACGGCAACCACTACCTGATCGCTCTCACCAGTCCCACCACAGACGGACAGAATGGAGTGTCCTCGTCGGCCAAAACCAATGGACGCATCACACTGCAG agATTGCAGTCCACTCCAACTAAACTCCCCAGCACTGAGAGCCAATCAAAAGAGCAGACGGAGGCCGAGCCTGTGAGCCAGCCAATCAAAAAG GGACAGAAGACGGGGCTGCACCTGGACACCAACGGTCTTCCACAGTCCAGCCTGTCGGTCACAGCTCCGCCAAACCTGCAGCCTTTCTTCGACGACATGTCAGACACTGAAAGCCAAAGCAACTTAATCTCATCTCTCAAG agagaggaggtgtgtCCGCCTTACGACCGGCACACACTGttcacccctccctctcccaaACCCAACACCTCCCTTCCTACTCAACACTCCAAA GAGAATGGCGTGAACAGTCAGCAGATGGACGACCTGTTTGACATCCTGCTCAAGAGTGGAG AAATCCCCGGCTTCAAGACCAACCCGGACCCTGCCCTCGCCCCTCTCCACTCAGACCCACCCTCCCCATCTTCTCCCCCATCTCCCCTACACCTCTCCCCTCCCACCCCTACAGAGCCCCTCATCTCCGCTCAGCCCCCCGTGGCAGCGCCCTGCACAGGCAGCGGACGCCTGGAGGACTTCCTGGAGAGCACCACAGGCGCCCCTCTTCTGGGCGTGGAGCCCGACGGCGGCCTGACACTGATCGACGACCTGCACAGCCAAATGCTGAGCACGCCCAGCATCCTGGACCACCCTCCCTCCCCTATGGACACGTCTGACCTGGGCTTCTCCCCCCATTCTACGGGGTTGGACTTTGGCGACCCCACCTTGGACAGCATGGACTGGCTGGACATCTCCATGGTGGGGAGCGCTAGCGGAGGGAGCGGGGGCGgcggaggggggagaggaggaggagggggagccGATGAAGGAGACGGGGGGACGAGTCTGGCCCCGCTGGCGCCGCACACTCCGCCGAGCGTCTTCTCGGCTGATTTTCTGGACAGCACGGACCTGCAGCTGCAATGGGAGTCGTGCCTGTAG